Proteins co-encoded in one Acidovorax sp. 69 genomic window:
- the rho gene encoding transcription termination factor Rho gives MHLNELKALHVSEVLKQAEELEIENTGRMRKQELMFAIIKKRAKTGEQIIADGVLEILPDGFGFLRSPDTSFTASTDDIYISPSQVRRFNLHTGDMIEGEVRTPKDGERYFALNKLDSVNGGPPEQNKHKVMFENLTPLFPKEQMRLERDVKSEENITGRIIDIIAPIGRGQRALIVAPPKSGKTVMMQHIAHAITANNPDVHLMVLLVDERPEEVTEMQRTVKGEIIASTFDEPAARHVHVAEMVIERAKRLVELKKDVVILLDSITRLARAYNNVVPSSGKVLSGGVDAAALQRPKRFFGAARKVEEGGSLTIIATALVDTGSRMDEVIFEEFKGTGNCEIHLNRRLYEKRVFPAIELNKSGTRREELLLAPEILQKTRILRQFMYNMDEIESMELMIKNMKATKTNVDFFDMMRRGG, from the coding sequence ATGCACTTAAACGAACTCAAGGCACTGCATGTGTCTGAAGTCCTGAAGCAGGCCGAAGAACTCGAAATCGAAAACACGGGCCGCATGCGCAAGCAGGAGTTGATGTTTGCGATCATCAAGAAGCGGGCCAAGACCGGGGAACAAATCATTGCCGACGGCGTGCTGGAAATCCTGCCCGACGGATTTGGTTTCCTGCGCAGCCCTGACACGAGCTTCACGGCCAGCACAGACGATATCTACATCAGCCCCAGCCAGGTGCGCCGCTTCAACCTGCACACCGGCGACATGATCGAAGGTGAAGTGCGTACACCCAAAGACGGTGAACGCTACTTCGCGCTGAACAAGCTCGACTCCGTCAATGGCGGCCCACCCGAGCAGAACAAGCACAAGGTCATGTTTGAAAACCTGACGCCGTTGTTCCCCAAGGAACAGATGCGCCTGGAGCGCGACGTCAAGAGCGAAGAGAACATCACCGGCCGCATCATCGACATCATCGCGCCCATCGGCCGTGGTCAGCGCGCGCTGATCGTCGCCCCGCCCAAGAGCGGCAAGACGGTGATGATGCAGCACATCGCCCATGCCATCACGGCCAACAACCCCGATGTGCACCTGATGGTGCTGCTGGTGGACGAGCGCCCTGAAGAAGTGACCGAAATGCAGCGCACGGTCAAGGGCGAGATCATCGCCTCGACCTTCGACGAACCCGCCGCGCGCCACGTGCACGTGGCCGAGATGGTGATCGAACGCGCCAAGCGCCTGGTCGAATTGAAGAAGGACGTGGTGATCCTGCTGGACTCCATCACCCGCCTGGCCCGCGCCTATAACAACGTTGTGCCGTCGAGCGGCAAGGTGCTGTCGGGTGGTGTGGACGCCGCTGCACTGCAGCGCCCCAAGCGCTTCTTCGGCGCCGCTCGCAAGGTCGAGGAAGGTGGCTCGCTCACCATCATCGCCACCGCACTGGTCGACACCGGCAGCCGCATGGACGAAGTGATCTTTGAAGAATTCAAGGGCACTGGCAACTGCGAAATCCACCTGAACCGCCGCCTGTATGAAAAGCGCGTATTCCCCGCCATCGAGCTCAACAAGAGCGGCACCCGACGCGAAGAGCTGCTGCTGGCGCCCGAGATCCTGCAAAAGACGCGCATCCTGCGCCAGTTCATGTACAACATGGACGAGATCGAGTCCATGGAGCTGATGATCAAGAACATGAAGGCCACCAAGACCAACGTGGACTTCTTTGACATGATGCGTAGGGGCGGCTAG